A genomic window from Pseudonocardia broussonetiae includes:
- a CDS encoding TetR family transcriptional regulator gives MKSARDRRASRWDAHRQARRVELTDAAILAIRAHGAGVGMDEVAAQAATSKTVVYRHFADRTELYVAVCERVAGVLLGQVRAAMDGADGPHGQTAAGIEAYLRLIEHDPEVYRFVVHRPLVDRALDADPVADLVSLIGDQAAAVIAARTGDPVRAVPWGHGVVGMVRAAADNWLARPAGMTRAELATHLTELAWAGLSGVVATPSEEDS, from the coding sequence GTGAAGAGCGCCCGGGACCGCCGCGCCAGCCGATGGGACGCCCACCGGCAGGCCCGCCGCGTCGAGCTCACCGACGCCGCGATCCTGGCCATCCGCGCGCACGGCGCCGGCGTGGGCATGGACGAGGTGGCCGCGCAGGCCGCCACCAGCAAGACGGTGGTCTACCGGCACTTCGCCGACCGCACCGAGCTGTACGTGGCGGTGTGCGAGCGGGTGGCCGGGGTGCTCCTGGGCCAGGTCCGCGCCGCGATGGACGGTGCCGACGGCCCGCACGGGCAGACCGCCGCGGGCATCGAGGCCTACCTGCGGCTCATCGAGCACGACCCCGAGGTGTACCGGTTCGTGGTCCACCGCCCGCTCGTTGACCGCGCGCTCGACGCAGATCCGGTCGCCGACCTCGTCTCCCTCATCGGCGACCAGGCCGCCGCCGTCATCGCGGCCCGCACCGGCGACCCCGTCCGCGCCGTCCCCTGGGGGCACGGCGTCGTCGGGATGGTCCGCGCCGCCGCCGACAACTGGCTGGCCCGACCGGCCGGGATGACCCGCGCCGAGCTCGCCACCCACCTCACCGAACTCGCCTGGGCCGGGCTCTCCGGCGTCGTGGCAACCCCCTCCGAGGAGGACTCATGA
- a CDS encoding acyl-CoA dehydrogenase: protein MSDLQTVLDGRWADVRNDVRAQMGELALTPDPDASTEEYRAEIAEAVRALARSRRPHQGFDPAYGGQGDVGGVVAAFQMLGHGDLSLLVKAGVQWGLFGGALQALGTARHHDRYLRDMMDGTLLGCFAMTETGHGSDVQHLRTTATYDADSHEFVIHTPEPGARKDYIGGAARDARMAAVFAQLVTNGETHGVHCFLVPIRTEAGDAVPGVTITDCGVKAGLNGVDNGRLVFDSVRVPREALLNRYADVSPEGVYSSHITNETRRFFTMLGTLVRGRISVAGGAASATQKALTLAVRYGETRRQFSDPATGEEVVVLDYLVHQRKLLPALATTYALQFAQNDLVSQMHDLQKPGAELDEERQRDLETRAAGIKAVGTWHATRTIQTCREACGGAGYLAENLLPALKADTDVFTTFEGDNTVLLQLVAKTLLSDYGRRVGKLDLAGKVRFGADLVAGTVLERTGARSVLRRGDLRDPGYQRWLLARREEHLIASGALRMRKALAPGADQFAVFNGAQDHLLTAARAHVDRIVFDAFAAVADQHPLLGRVLALHGLSVIEGDRAWFVEHGYLTAARTKAVTTAVNALCGELRPHARELVDAFGIPENWLDCPLLDGERTRPTQADEQHADTLTAVG from the coding sequence ATGAGTGACCTGCAGACCGTGCTCGACGGCCGCTGGGCCGACGTGCGCAACGACGTCCGCGCGCAGATGGGCGAGCTCGCGCTGACGCCCGACCCCGACGCCTCCACCGAGGAGTACCGCGCCGAGATCGCCGAGGCCGTGCGCGCGCTGGCGCGCAGCCGGCGCCCGCACCAGGGCTTCGACCCGGCCTACGGCGGCCAGGGCGACGTCGGCGGTGTCGTCGCGGCGTTCCAGATGCTCGGCCACGGCGACCTGTCGCTGCTGGTCAAGGCCGGGGTCCAGTGGGGCCTGTTCGGTGGTGCGCTGCAGGCGCTGGGCACCGCCCGCCACCACGACCGCTACCTGCGCGACATGATGGACGGCACGCTGCTGGGCTGCTTCGCGATGACCGAGACCGGCCACGGCTCCGACGTCCAGCACCTGCGCACCACGGCCACCTACGACGCGGACAGCCACGAGTTCGTGATCCACACCCCGGAGCCGGGCGCCCGCAAGGACTACATCGGCGGCGCCGCCCGCGACGCGCGGATGGCGGCGGTGTTCGCGCAGCTGGTGACGAACGGCGAGACGCACGGCGTCCACTGCTTCCTCGTGCCGATCCGCACCGAGGCGGGCGACGCGGTGCCGGGCGTCACGATCACCGACTGCGGCGTCAAGGCCGGGCTCAACGGCGTCGACAACGGGCGGCTGGTGTTCGACTCCGTCCGCGTGCCGCGCGAGGCCCTGCTCAACCGCTACGCCGACGTCTCCCCCGAGGGCGTCTACTCCAGCCACATCACCAACGAGACGCGCCGCTTCTTCACGATGCTCGGCACGCTCGTCCGCGGCCGCATCAGCGTGGCCGGTGGCGCGGCCAGCGCCACGCAGAAGGCGCTGACGCTGGCGGTCCGCTACGGCGAGACGCGCCGCCAGTTCAGCGACCCGGCCACCGGCGAGGAGGTCGTCGTCCTCGACTACCTCGTGCACCAGCGCAAGCTCCTCCCCGCCCTGGCGACGACGTACGCGCTGCAGTTCGCGCAGAACGACCTCGTGTCGCAGATGCACGACCTGCAGAAGCCCGGTGCCGAGCTCGACGAGGAGCGCCAGCGCGACCTGGAGACCCGTGCCGCGGGGATCAAGGCCGTCGGCACCTGGCACGCCACGCGCACCATCCAGACCTGCCGCGAGGCGTGCGGCGGCGCGGGCTACCTGGCGGAGAACCTGCTGCCCGCGCTCAAGGCCGACACCGACGTCTTCACGACGTTCGAGGGCGACAACACCGTCTTGCTCCAGCTCGTCGCGAAGACGCTGCTGTCGGACTACGGCCGCCGCGTCGGGAAGCTCGACCTCGCCGGCAAGGTCCGCTTCGGCGCCGACCTCGTCGCGGGCACCGTGCTGGAGCGCACCGGCGCCCGCTCGGTCCTGCGCCGCGGCGACCTGCGCGACCCCGGCTACCAGCGCTGGCTGCTGGCCCGGCGCGAGGAGCACCTCATCGCGAGCGGCGCGCTGCGGATGCGCAAGGCCCTGGCGCCGGGCGCCGACCAGTTCGCGGTCTTCAACGGCGCGCAGGACCACCTGCTCACCGCCGCCCGCGCGCACGTCGACCGGATCGTGTTCGACGCCTTCGCCGCCGTCGCCGACCAGCACCCGCTGCTCGGGCGGGTCCTGGCGCTGCACGGGCTGTCGGTGATCGAGGGCGACCGCGCGTGGTTCGTCGAGCACGGCTACCTGACGGCGGCCCGCACCAAGGCCGTCACGACGGCGGTCAACGCCCTGTGCGGCGAGCTCCGCCCGCACGCCCGTGAGCTCGTCGACGCCTTCGGCATCCCGGAGAACTGGCTCGACTGCCCGCTGCTCGACGGCGAGCGCACCCGCCCGACGCAGGCCGACGAGCAGCACGCCGACACCCTCACCGCCGTCGGCTGA
- a CDS encoding winged helix-turn-helix transcriptional regulator — protein MSTQVLDATWPPRGDVFDSRCPSRSVLDHVTSKWAVLVLAALDTGELRFSALRRRIDGVSEKMLAQTLRTLESDGFVAREVAPTTPPQVTYSLTDLGSGLTAQLTGLLDFITTRLPEIQAARRP, from the coding sequence GTGAGCACGCAGGTCCTGGACGCGACGTGGCCCCCGCGGGGTGACGTGTTCGACAGCCGCTGCCCCAGCCGGTCGGTCCTCGACCACGTCACGAGCAAGTGGGCCGTCCTCGTGCTCGCGGCGCTCGACACCGGCGAGCTGCGGTTCAGCGCGCTGCGCCGGCGCATCGACGGGGTGAGCGAGAAGATGCTGGCCCAGACGCTGCGCACGCTGGAGTCCGACGGCTTCGTGGCCCGCGAGGTCGCCCCCACCACCCCGCCGCAGGTGACCTACAGCCTCACCGATCTCGGGAGCGGCCTCACCGCGCAGCTCACGGGCCTGCTGGACTTCATCACCACCCGCCTGCCCGAGATCCAGGCGGCGCGCCGGCCCTGA
- a CDS encoding SDR family oxidoreductase, with the protein MIAVTGVTGNLGRVVVDDLLTRIPATELVAVARDPRKAADLADRGVDVRAGDYDDPASLRAAFAGVDVLLLVSSPDVTPGVRPRQHGNAIDAARDAGVGRIVYTSAIGAEDGQGFLADHTTTEGLLRESGVAHTLLRNTFYSEALVNPGLRDAVAAGEIFGADGGKPVNFATIRDLGLAASAALTGDGHAGVAYELRGPLWTLADLARVVGEVSGTPVAYRAVPSAELGGIGFVHDLIASGLFAEPSDDLEKLLGRPATGLAESVRAVLAG; encoded by the coding sequence ATGATCGCTGTCACCGGAGTCACCGGGAACCTCGGCCGCGTCGTCGTCGACGACCTCCTCACCCGCATCCCCGCCACCGAGCTCGTCGCCGTCGCCCGCGACCCGCGCAAGGCCGCCGACCTGGCCGACCGCGGCGTCGACGTCCGCGCGGGCGACTACGACGACCCGGCCTCATTGCGTGCCGCGTTCGCCGGCGTCGACGTCCTGCTGCTCGTCTCCTCCCCCGACGTCACGCCCGGCGTCCGCCCCCGCCAGCACGGGAACGCCATCGACGCCGCGCGCGACGCGGGCGTCGGCCGGATCGTCTACACCAGCGCGATCGGCGCCGAGGACGGCCAGGGCTTCCTCGCCGACCACACCACCACCGAGGGCCTGCTGCGCGAGTCGGGCGTGGCGCACACCCTGCTGCGCAACACCTTCTACAGCGAGGCGTTGGTCAACCCCGGCCTGCGCGACGCCGTGGCCGCGGGCGAGATCTTCGGCGCCGACGGCGGGAAGCCGGTCAACTTCGCGACGATCCGCGACCTCGGCCTCGCCGCCTCCGCCGCCCTCACCGGTGACGGTCACGCCGGCGTCGCCTACGAGCTGCGCGGCCCGCTCTGGACGCTGGCCGACCTCGCGCGCGTCGTCGGGGAGGTGTCGGGTACGCCGGTGGCCTACCGCGCCGTCCCGTCGGCCGAGCTCGGCGGCATCGGCTTCGTGCACGACCTCATCGCGTCGGGCCTGTTCGCCGAGCCCTCCGACGACCTGGAGAAGCTGCTCGGCCGTCCGGCCACGGGCTTGGCGGAGTCGGTCCGCGCGGTGCTCGCGGGCTGA
- a CDS encoding DUF998 domain-containing protein, with translation MRGNRGSDHGSRARGVVVGGVAVFWLVSLVAGTLVPGYSPRADYVSSLAGRGSSVAVFGIAAIAALGLAHLGAATVWRGAVAVPLALAGLAGLTIAAFRTACPLGAAGCGTPPNYAPADLAGSVHGLAVLAYEVALLAAMAVVAARLARTRPLAAALTVVAAVLSVVLGLNIDGSDLGAWQRAWLVVNTGWLVAAVLLLSPRAPRGPTPPSPWPDGRAASPGRRRARRTGPTR, from the coding sequence GTGCGCGGGAACCGTGGCTCCGACCACGGTTCCCGCGCACGAGGGGTGGTCGTCGGCGGGGTCGCGGTGTTCTGGCTCGTCTCGCTCGTGGCCGGCACGCTCGTCCCCGGCTACTCGCCCCGTGCCGACTACGTGTCGAGCCTGGCCGGGCGCGGGTCGTCGGTGGCCGTGTTCGGGATCGCCGCGATCGCGGCGCTCGGCCTCGCCCACCTCGGCGCGGCGACCGTGTGGCGCGGTGCCGTCGCCGTGCCGCTCGCCCTGGCCGGGCTGGCCGGTCTGACGATCGCCGCGTTCCGCACGGCCTGCCCGCTCGGCGCGGCCGGCTGCGGGACGCCGCCGAACTACGCCCCGGCCGACCTGGCCGGCTCCGTGCACGGCCTCGCCGTCCTCGCCTACGAGGTCGCGCTGCTGGCGGCGATGGCCGTGGTGGCGGCGCGCCTGGCCCGCACCCGCCCGCTCGCCGCCGCGCTCACCGTGGTCGCCGCCGTCCTGTCCGTGGTGCTCGGACTGAACATCGACGGGTCCGACCTCGGGGCGTGGCAGCGGGCGTGGCTCGTCGTGAACACCGGGTGGCTGGTGGCGGCGGTCCTGCTGCTCAGCCCGCGAGCACCGCGCGGACCGACTCCGCCAAGCCCGTGGCCGGACGGCCGAGCAGCTTCTCCAGGTCGTCGGAGGGCTCGGCGAACAGGCCCGACGCGATGA
- a CDS encoding acyl-CoA synthetase produces the protein MTSTAGSPFTDSTQAAIARTRQHSLGDLLRRSALRYPDKLAVVDGERRVTFAEFDAAANRTAHALTARGLQKGDRLALLARNSYAYAVLAFATAKVGVVLVPVNFMLGASEIAFILTHSGASGMVAQDALADTAAKALAEAGVQGGVRGWIGADPAEGWEDVEPWISGEGPDHDPEVAVGDDDPLRLMYTSGTESRPKGVMLSSRSLIAQYVSCTIDGGMSTDDVEVHSLPLYHCAQLDCFLSVDVYLGATSIILPAPDPATLLATLERERATKLFCPPTVWISLLRHPDFDTRDLSSLRKGYYGASAMPVEVLKELSRRLPDVQFWNFYGQTEMSPLATILRPHEQLPRAGSAGRASINVETRLVDDDGQPVAPGEIGEIVHRSPHAALGYYEDEEKTADAFRDGWFHSGDLGVMTEDGYLSVVDRKKDMIKTGGENVASREVEEAIYQLEGVAEVAVFGISHPTWIEAVTAVVVPKEGVEVTVEQVNEHARGVLAGYKRPKYVVLADALPKNPSGKILKRELRTAHADLAQ, from the coding sequence GTGACCTCCACCGCCGGCAGCCCCTTCACCGACAGCACGCAGGCCGCCATCGCCCGCACCCGCCAGCACTCCCTCGGCGACCTGCTCCGCCGCTCCGCGCTGCGCTACCCCGACAAGCTCGCCGTGGTCGACGGCGAGCGGCGGGTCACGTTCGCGGAGTTCGACGCGGCCGCCAACCGCACCGCGCACGCGCTCACCGCGCGCGGGCTGCAGAAGGGCGACCGCCTCGCGCTGCTCGCCCGCAACTCCTACGCCTACGCCGTGCTGGCCTTCGCCACCGCGAAGGTCGGCGTCGTGCTGGTGCCGGTGAACTTCATGCTCGGCGCGTCCGAGATCGCCTTCATCCTCACCCACTCCGGCGCGTCCGGGATGGTCGCGCAGGACGCGCTGGCCGACACGGCGGCGAAGGCGCTGGCCGAGGCCGGCGTCCAGGGCGGGGTGCGCGGCTGGATCGGCGCCGACCCGGCGGAGGGCTGGGAGGACGTCGAGCCCTGGATCAGCGGCGAGGGGCCCGACCACGACCCCGAGGTCGCCGTCGGCGACGACGACCCGCTGCGGCTGATGTACACCTCGGGCACCGAGTCGCGGCCCAAGGGCGTGATGCTGTCGAGCCGCTCGCTCATCGCGCAGTACGTGAGCTGCACGATCGACGGCGGCATGAGCACCGACGACGTCGAGGTGCACTCGCTGCCGCTCTACCACTGCGCGCAGCTCGACTGCTTCCTCTCCGTCGACGTCTACCTCGGCGCGACCTCGATCATCCTGCCCGCCCCCGACCCGGCGACGCTGCTCGCGACCCTCGAGCGGGAGCGGGCCACGAAGCTGTTCTGCCCGCCGACGGTGTGGATCTCGCTGCTGCGCCACCCCGACTTCGACACCCGCGACCTGTCGTCGCTGCGCAAGGGCTACTACGGCGCGTCGGCGATGCCGGTGGAGGTGCTCAAGGAGCTGTCACGGCGGCTGCCCGACGTGCAGTTCTGGAACTTCTACGGCCAGACCGAGATGTCGCCGCTGGCCACGATCCTGCGCCCGCACGAGCAGCTGCCGCGGGCCGGCTCGGCCGGGCGCGCGTCGATCAACGTCGAGACCCGCCTCGTCGACGACGACGGGCAGCCGGTGGCGCCGGGGGAGATCGGCGAGATCGTGCACCGCTCCCCGCACGCCGCGCTGGGCTACTACGAGGACGAGGAGAAGACCGCCGACGCCTTCCGCGACGGCTGGTTCCACTCCGGCGACCTCGGGGTCATGACCGAGGACGGCTACCTGTCGGTCGTCGACCGCAAGAAGGACATGATCAAGACCGGCGGCGAGAACGTGGCGTCGCGCGAGGTCGAGGAGGCGATCTACCAGCTCGAGGGCGTCGCCGAGGTCGCCGTCTTCGGCATCTCGCACCCGACCTGGATCGAGGCCGTCACGGCCGTCGTCGTGCCGAAGGAGGGCGTCGAGGTCACCGTGGAGCAGGTCAACGAGCACGCCCGCGGGGTGCTGGCCGGCTACAAGCGGCCCAAGTACGTGGTGCTCGCCGACGCGCTGCCGAAGAACCCGAGCGGCAAGATCCTCAAGCGGGAGCTGCGCACCGCGCACGCCGACCTTGCCCAGTAG
- a CDS encoding MOSC domain-containing protein, with translation MTVTAIHRYPVKSMLGESLTTCTVGPTGVLGDRAYAVIDGETGVVASAKVPRRWADLLAFSARFVSEPETGAAPPPVEITFPDGSVHRSDDADIDDALSAAIGRPVHLAAEAPEGAYFEELWPDVEGLAPQQLIDDTTVRREETGEVISKFDISAFGAKGTFFDLSPLHVLSEATLDRLRELAPDATFDARRYRPNFVVSGDTGFAENDWPGRTATLGGATVKYSFATMRCVMTTLEQGDLPRDVDTLRAIAKHNRIEIPQIGGVWACAGVYADVAGPGEVSVGDAYAEVSSD, from the coding sequence ATGACGGTCACCGCGATCCACCGCTACCCGGTCAAGTCGATGCTCGGCGAGTCCCTGACCACCTGCACGGTGGGCCCGACCGGCGTGCTGGGCGACCGCGCCTACGCCGTGATCGACGGCGAGACCGGTGTCGTCGCGAGCGCCAAGGTCCCGCGCCGCTGGGCCGACCTGCTCGCGTTCTCCGCCCGGTTCGTCTCCGAGCCCGAGACGGGCGCCGCGCCGCCGCCCGTGGAGATCACGTTCCCCGACGGGTCCGTGCACCGCAGCGACGACGCCGACATCGACGACGCGCTCTCGGCCGCGATCGGCCGGCCCGTCCACCTGGCCGCCGAGGCCCCCGAGGGCGCGTACTTCGAGGAGCTGTGGCCCGACGTCGAGGGACTGGCGCCGCAGCAGCTCATCGACGACACCACCGTCCGCCGCGAGGAGACCGGCGAGGTGATCAGCAAGTTCGACATCTCGGCGTTCGGCGCCAAGGGCACGTTCTTCGACCTCTCCCCGCTGCACGTGCTCTCCGAGGCCACGCTCGACCGGCTCCGCGAGCTCGCCCCCGACGCCACCTTCGACGCCCGCCGCTACCGGCCGAACTTCGTCGTCAGCGGCGACACCGGATTCGCCGAGAACGACTGGCCGGGCCGCACCGCCACGCTCGGCGGGGCCACCGTGAAGTACTCGTTCGCCACCATGCGCTGCGTCATGACGACCCTGGAGCAGGGCGACCTGCCCCGCGACGTCGACACCCTGCGCGCGATCGCGAAGCACAACCGCATCGAGATCCCGCAGATCGGCGGCGTGTGGGCGTGCGCGGGGGTCTACGCCGACGTCGCCGGGCCCGGTGAGGTGTCGGTGGGCGACGCGTACGCGGAGGTGTCCTCCGACTGA
- a CDS encoding ABC transporter ATP-binding protein codes for MIELDAVTKVYQAGKVAVRALDSVDLSIDEGDLVAIMGPSGSGKSTMMNILGCLDVPTTGHYRLGGTDVVGMRENALADLRNRRIGFVFQSFNLIARTSAARNVELPLVYAGVGRRERRDRAQQALARVGLDGRGGSMPNELSGGQQQRVAIARALVTRPAMILADEPTGNLDTVSTNEVMQLLVELNDAGRTVVLITHEDEVAAFARRVVRLRDGRIVSDLRQKPLPHGAPAPTAGGTP; via the coding sequence ATGATCGAGCTGGATGCGGTGACGAAGGTCTACCAAGCCGGCAAGGTGGCCGTCCGCGCCCTCGACTCCGTCGACCTCTCCATCGACGAGGGCGACCTCGTGGCGATCATGGGACCGTCCGGCTCCGGCAAGTCGACGATGATGAACATCCTCGGCTGCCTCGACGTCCCGACCACCGGCCACTACCGCCTCGGCGGCACCGATGTCGTCGGGATGCGGGAGAACGCGCTCGCCGACCTGCGCAACCGCCGCATCGGCTTCGTCTTCCAGTCCTTCAACCTCATCGCCCGCACGAGCGCCGCGCGCAACGTCGAGCTGCCCCTGGTCTACGCCGGGGTGGGCCGCCGCGAGCGCCGCGACCGCGCGCAGCAGGCGCTGGCCCGCGTCGGGCTCGACGGGCGCGGGGGCAGCATGCCCAACGAGCTCTCCGGCGGGCAGCAGCAGCGCGTCGCGATCGCCCGCGCGCTCGTCACGCGGCCGGCGATGATCCTGGCCGACGAACCCACGGGCAACCTCGACACCGTCTCGACCAACGAGGTCATGCAGCTGCTCGTGGAGCTGAACGACGCCGGGCGCACCGTCGTGCTGATCACCCACGAGGACGAGGTGGCCGCGTTCGCGCGCCGCGTCGTGCGGCTGCGGGACGGCCGGATCGTCAGCGACCTGCGGCAGAAGCCGCTGCCGCACGGGGCACCGGCCCCGACGGCCGGCGGCACCCCGTGA
- a CDS encoding ABC transporter permease: MNIGEAARLAFRGLRANKLRSGLTTLGIIIGVAAVIVLVALGNGIQSGFTESFGSLATQISVSANQEGTNGQPRDLTDADVDALADPADAPDVASATPTAGGPVTLQLPGGTQFRSSVVGTVSTYLDVTDRDLVVGRMFDEAERRAKVVVLAPGAVEDLFAGDAGAALGSEVRIGRTAFRVIGVVAATGQDDVVIMPLGTARSFLLGGGDSVSNVVVVAVSPEAVPAALTQVTTILDDRHDIDEPAERDYTATAQQSLLDQVNQTLSFLTLFTVAVAAISLIVGGIGVANIMLVTVTERTREIGIRKAIGARRRAILQQFLLESTFLAGFGGLVGILIGVGLSTAAAIALPQAVPDFPPPVVDVNSVIISFVISLLIGLVAGGYPANRAARLRPIEALRFQ, translated from the coding sequence GTGAACATCGGCGAGGCCGCGCGCCTGGCGTTCCGCGGGCTGCGGGCCAACAAGCTCCGCTCCGGCCTGACGACCCTGGGCATCATCATCGGCGTCGCGGCCGTGATCGTGCTGGTGGCGCTGGGCAACGGCATCCAGAGCGGGTTCACCGAGTCGTTCGGGTCGCTGGCCACGCAGATCTCGGTCAGCGCCAACCAGGAGGGCACGAACGGGCAGCCGCGCGACCTCACCGACGCCGACGTGGACGCGCTCGCCGACCCCGCCGACGCGCCGGACGTCGCCTCGGCCACGCCCACCGCGGGCGGCCCGGTCACGCTGCAGCTGCCCGGCGGCACGCAGTTCCGCTCGTCGGTGGTCGGCACGGTGTCGACCTACCTCGACGTCACCGACCGCGACCTCGTCGTCGGCCGGATGTTCGACGAGGCCGAGCGGCGGGCCAAGGTCGTGGTGCTGGCCCCCGGCGCGGTCGAGGACCTCTTCGCCGGCGACGCGGGCGCCGCACTGGGCAGCGAGGTGCGGATCGGGCGCACGGCGTTCCGGGTGATCGGGGTCGTCGCGGCCACCGGCCAGGACGACGTCGTGATCATGCCGCTGGGCACCGCGCGCAGCTTCCTGCTCGGCGGCGGCGACTCCGTCAGCAACGTGGTCGTCGTGGCCGTCTCGCCCGAGGCGGTGCCGGCCGCGCTCACCCAGGTCACCACGATCCTCGACGACCGCCACGACATCGACGAGCCCGCCGAGCGCGACTACACGGCCACCGCGCAGCAGAGCCTGCTCGACCAGGTCAACCAGACGCTGTCGTTCCTCACGCTGTTCACCGTGGCCGTCGCCGCGATCTCGCTGATCGTCGGCGGGATCGGCGTCGCCAACATCATGCTCGTCACCGTCACCGAGCGGACCCGGGAGATCGGCATCCGCAAGGCGATCGGGGCCCGGCGCCGGGCGATCCTGCAGCAGTTCCTGCTCGAGTCGACGTTCCTCGCCGGGTTCGGCGGGCTCGTCGGCATCCTCATCGGCGTCGGCCTGTCGACGGCCGCCGCGATCGCGCTGCCGCAGGCGGTCCCGGACTTCCCGCCGCCGGTCGTCGACGTCAACTCCGTGATCATCTCGTTCGTGATCAGCCTGCTCATCGGCCTGGTCGCCGGTGGCTACCCCGCCAACCGCGCGGCCCGGCTGCGTCCCATCGAAGCGTTGAGGTTCCAGTGA
- a CDS encoding efflux RND transporter periplasmic adaptor subunit: MKTVAQSPLRIVAAVAAVLALAACSGEAAPPPVVRVDRGLVATSVSASGSLVAITEQNLGFAEGGQLAEVLVSVGDRVQAGDVLARLENFDLEQALEQSRAQLDQARANLAKITGANSVEQAQASLDQAYSILSATEDQVEATNSANDVATERARVQLDFDRSQLDRAEDQLARDQAGCSASPTTTKPAPTTSPSLLEGASASTPAPVVTDPECEAIPADETAVQQARGTVIASETALETAEQRENVDEASGRLSIENARSSIVTAQNTLDQAGSDRPADTDAQEAQVRDAEASVALAQRDLDDTALRAPVAGVVSQINGAVGEFVGAASGTTSLAPGSSARLPGVTDASSTGAGGATAGGGAFLVLNDVDSFQLVVPFEESDAARVQPGQAVDVTVDAVPGISVPASVLAVAPTGADVSGIVNYYATIVLNRSDPQLRDGQTADAAVRVESVENVLRVPSSTVRTEDGRKVVTTPGVDGGDPVTTPFSAGAIGDEYTEVKSGLREGQEVLLPQAQVAAAPGGPPQN; encoded by the coding sequence GTGAAGACCGTCGCCCAGTCGCCCCTCCGGATCGTCGCCGCCGTGGCGGCGGTGCTGGCCCTCGCGGCCTGCAGCGGCGAGGCCGCACCACCGCCGGTGGTGCGCGTCGACCGCGGGCTGGTCGCCACGAGCGTCTCCGCGTCCGGCTCGCTCGTCGCGATCACCGAGCAGAACCTCGGGTTCGCCGAGGGCGGGCAGCTCGCCGAGGTGCTCGTGTCGGTCGGCGACCGCGTGCAGGCGGGCGACGTGCTGGCGCGGTTGGAGAACTTCGACCTGGAGCAGGCGCTGGAGCAGAGCCGCGCCCAGCTCGACCAGGCCCGCGCGAACCTCGCGAAGATCACCGGCGCCAACTCCGTCGAGCAGGCCCAGGCCTCGCTGGACCAGGCGTACTCGATCCTGTCGGCCACCGAGGACCAGGTCGAGGCCACCAACAGCGCCAACGACGTGGCCACCGAGCGCGCGCGGGTGCAGCTCGACTTCGACCGCTCCCAGCTCGACCGGGCCGAGGACCAGCTGGCGCGGGACCAGGCGGGGTGCAGCGCGTCGCCGACGACGACGAAGCCGGCGCCGACGACGTCACCCAGCCTGCTCGAGGGGGCGTCCGCGTCGACCCCGGCGCCCGTGGTCACCGACCCCGAGTGCGAGGCCATCCCCGCCGACGAGACGGCCGTGCAGCAGGCGCGGGGCACCGTCATCGCCTCGGAGACCGCGCTCGAAACGGCCGAGCAGCGCGAGAACGTCGACGAGGCCTCGGGCCGGCTGTCGATCGAGAACGCCCGCAGCAGCATCGTGACCGCGCAGAACACCCTCGACCAGGCCGGCAGCGACCGCCCGGCCGACACCGACGCGCAGGAGGCCCAGGTCCGCGACGCGGAGGCGTCCGTGGCGCTGGCGCAGCGCGACCTCGACGACACCGCGCTGCGCGCCCCCGTCGCCGGCGTCGTCTCGCAGATCAACGGGGCCGTCGGCGAGTTCGTCGGCGCCGCCTCCGGCACCACCTCGCTGGCCCCCGGCAGCAGCGCGCGCCTGCCCGGCGTCACCGACGCCTCGAGCACCGGCGCCGGCGGCGCGACGGCCGGGGGCGGCGCGTTCCTCGTCCTCAACGACGTCGACTCGTTCCAGCTCGTCGTGCCGTTCGAGGAGTCCGACGCGGCGCGCGTGCAGCCGGGCCAGGCCGTCGACGTCACGGTGGACGCGGTGCCGGGGATCAGCGTCCCGGCCTCGGTGCTGGCCGTCGCGCCCACCGGCGCCGACGTCTCGGGCATCGTCAACTACTACGCGACGATCGTCCTCAACCGGAGCGACCCGCAGCTGCGCGACGGCCAGACGGCCGACGCCGCGGTGCGCGTGGAGTCGGTGGAGAACGTGCTGCGGGTGCCGTCGTCGACGGTGCGCACGGAGGACGGCCGCAAGGTCGTCACCACCCCCGGCGTCGACGGCGGCGACCCGGTGACGACGCCGTTCTCCGCCGGCGCGATCGGCGACGAGTACACCGAGGTGAAGTCCGGCCTGCGCGAGGGCCAGGAGGTGCTGCTGCCGCAGGCGCAGGTGGCGGCGGCGCCGGGCGGCCCGCCGCAGAACTGA
- a CDS encoding helix-turn-helix domain-containing protein, which yields MVRVPLTPAERERGEQLGALLREARGERSLGEVAGASGISAETLRKIETGRIPTPAFFTVAALARALGLSLDELAMPGVTPDGEVTFVRTA from the coding sequence ATGGTGCGCGTCCCCCTGACCCCGGCCGAGCGCGAGCGCGGCGAGCAGCTCGGCGCCCTCCTGCGGGAGGCGCGCGGGGAGCGCAGCCTCGGCGAGGTCGCCGGGGCGTCCGGGATCTCCGCCGAGACGCTGCGCAAGATCGAGACCGGTCGCATCCCGACGCCCGCGTTCTTCACCGTGGCCGCGCTCGCCCGCGCGCTGGGACTCTCGCTCGACGAGCTGGCCATGCCCGGCGTCACACCCGACGGAGAGGTCACCTTCGTCCGCACTGCCTAG